A section of the Bombus terrestris chromosome 2, iyBomTerr1.2, whole genome shotgun sequence genome encodes:
- the LOC100649201 gene encoding dnaJ homolog subfamily C member 2 isoform X1, with amino-acid sequence MRNDINDDNSTNLNTVSDSSMETCTAGPLVLYSTAQAWAAQFHRSLMPARISDESSDEEDLSQYQFEDDLEYLRSLDPKEWKDQDHYAVLGLKKLRHKATEDIIKRAYKQKILKHHPDKRKAMGEEIRPDDDYFTCITRAWEILGNPMKRRSYDSVDPYFSDDLPDEKDCKNNFYMLMGKAFKDNARWSTKKPVPRLGGSDTPRDKVEKFYSFWYDFDSWREYSYLDEEDKESGQDRDMRKWIEKKNKATRAKRKKEEMTRIRTLVDMAYNIDPRIKKFQQEDKDKKTAAKKAKQKAAKERQQEEERIARDAAEKERLEREKREIEEKAKLDALKQEREAQKKALRKERKALRDFCKANNYFAQDLEEIIRHMESVEKICELFKLVQLEEAMKKLQSDGRTAFLSIMEETEKKIEAERRAGVISSDMRNTPEKQVKSYTAPWSENDLQLLIKAVNLFPAGTNQRWEVVANFINQHSTSSTGVTRDAKEVLAKAKDLQSTDFSKSSLKEQANKKAYDNFIAEKKTKESVEDRMPAVTERLDHPVSNGVSSEQKDSKKEAQPWTPAEQKLLEQALKTYPTSVPDRWDQIAACIPTRTKKECMRRYKELVELVKAKKAAQVMK; translated from the exons ATGAGGAACGATATAAATGATGACAATTCAACTAATTTAAACACAGTATCCG attcATCCATGGAAACATGTACAGCAGGTCCCTTAGTCCTATATTCCACCGCACAAGCATGGGCAGCTCAGTTTCATCGCAGCCTTATGCCTGCCAGGATATCTGACGAATCATCCGACGAAGAAGATCTTTCACAGTACCAATTTGAAGATGACTTGGAGTATCTTAGGTCATTGGACCCAAAGGAATGGAAAGATCAAGACCATTATGCGGTGTTAGGCTTGAAAAAGCTTAGACACAAAGCAACCGAAGATATTATAAAAAGGGCTT ataagcagaaaattctcaaacatCATCCTGATAAGCGGAAGGCAATGGGCGAGGAAATCCGGCCAGATGACGATTATTTCACCTGCATAACAAGGGCCTGGGAAATCTTGGGAAACCCTATGAAGCGGCGGAGTTATGACAGCGTGGACCCGTATTTTAGTGACGACTTGCCGGATGAAAAAGACTGTAAAAATAACTTTTACATGCTAATGGGTAAAGCGTTCAAAGACAATGCTAGATGGTCTACAAAGAAGCCGGTACCGCGCCTGGGTGGATCAGATACACCTAGGGATAAagtagaaaaattttattcgttttggTATGACTTTGATTCGTGGCGCGAATATTCTTATTTAGATGAGGAAGACAAAGAAAGCGGCCAAGA TCGAGATATGCGCAAGTGGATCGAGAAAAAGAACAAAGCAACACGAGCGAAACGGAAGAAGGAGGAAATGACACGTATACGTACGCTGGTCGATATGGCTTACAATATAGATCCCAGAATAAAGAAGTTCCAGCAAGAAGATAAGGATAAAAAAACAGCAGCAAAAAAAGCAAAACAGAAAGCTGCAAAAGAGAGACagcaagaagaagagagaatagCGAGAGACGCGGCAGAAAAGGAAAGattagaaagagaaaaacgGGAGATTgaagaaaaagcaaaattaGATGCGCTTAAACAAGAAAGAGAAGCACAGAAGAAGGCGCTTCGTAAGGAAAGAAAGGCATTGAGAGATTTTTGTAAAGCCAATAATTATTTTGCTCAAGATTTAGAGGAAATTATTAGACACATGGAAAGTGTTGAAAAAATTTGTGAACTTTTTAAATTGGTTCAATTAGAGGAGGCAATGAAAAAATTACAGAGTGACGGTAGAACTGCTTTTCTAAGTATCATGGAAGAAACTGAGAAGAAAATAGAAGCAGAACGTAGAGCCGGTGTTATCTCTAGTGATATGCGAAATACACCGGAAAAGCAAGTAAAATCTTACACCGCTCCATGGAGTGAAAATGATTTACAGCTTCTTATAAAAGCTGTAAATTTGTTCCCAGCAGGAACGAATCAACGTTGGGAAGTAGTAGCAAATTTTATCAATCAACATAGTACTTCCTCCACTGGTGTTACACGCGATGCAAAGGAAGTTCTTGCGAAGGCTAAAGATTTGCAATCGACTGATTTCAGTAAATCTAGTTTAAAGGAGCAAGCAAATAAGAAAGCTTACGATAATTTTATTGCCGAAAAGAAAACTAAGGAATCGGTTGAGGACCGAATGCCAGCTGTTACTGAACGTCTGGATCATCCTGTTTCTAACGGTGTTAGTTCCGAACAAAAAGATTCTAAGAAAGAGGCACAGCCTTGGACTCCAGCGGAACAAAAACTGCTGGAACAAGCGTTGAAGACTTACCCTACAAGTGTGCCTGATAGATGGGATCAGATAGCAGCATGTATTCCAACTAGGACGAAAAAAGAATGCATGAGGAGGTATAAG GAGCTGGTCGAACTCGTCAAAGCGAAAAAGGCGGCACAAGTCATGAAATAA
- the LOC100649201 gene encoding dnaJ homolog subfamily C member 2 isoform X2: MGEEIRPDDDYFTCITRAWEILGNPMKRRSYDSVDPYFSDDLPDEKDCKNNFYMLMGKAFKDNARWSTKKPVPRLGGSDTPRDKVEKFYSFWYDFDSWREYSYLDEEDKESGQDRDMRKWIEKKNKATRAKRKKEEMTRIRTLVDMAYNIDPRIKKFQQEDKDKKTAAKKAKQKAAKERQQEEERIARDAAEKERLEREKREIEEKAKLDALKQEREAQKKALRKERKALRDFCKANNYFAQDLEEIIRHMESVEKICELFKLVQLEEAMKKLQSDGRTAFLSIMEETEKKIEAERRAGVISSDMRNTPEKQVKSYTAPWSENDLQLLIKAVNLFPAGTNQRWEVVANFINQHSTSSTGVTRDAKEVLAKAKDLQSTDFSKSSLKEQANKKAYDNFIAEKKTKESVEDRMPAVTERLDHPVSNGVSSEQKDSKKEAQPWTPAEQKLLEQALKTYPTSVPDRWDQIAACIPTRTKKECMRRYKELVELVKAKKAAQVMK; the protein is encoded by the exons ATGGGCGAGGAAATCCGGCCAGATGACGATTATTTCACCTGCATAACAAGGGCCTGGGAAATCTTGGGAAACCCTATGAAGCGGCGGAGTTATGACAGCGTGGACCCGTATTTTAGTGACGACTTGCCGGATGAAAAAGACTGTAAAAATAACTTTTACATGCTAATGGGTAAAGCGTTCAAAGACAATGCTAGATGGTCTACAAAGAAGCCGGTACCGCGCCTGGGTGGATCAGATACACCTAGGGATAAagtagaaaaattttattcgttttggTATGACTTTGATTCGTGGCGCGAATATTCTTATTTAGATGAGGAAGACAAAGAAAGCGGCCAAGA TCGAGATATGCGCAAGTGGATCGAGAAAAAGAACAAAGCAACACGAGCGAAACGGAAGAAGGAGGAAATGACACGTATACGTACGCTGGTCGATATGGCTTACAATATAGATCCCAGAATAAAGAAGTTCCAGCAAGAAGATAAGGATAAAAAAACAGCAGCAAAAAAAGCAAAACAGAAAGCTGCAAAAGAGAGACagcaagaagaagagagaatagCGAGAGACGCGGCAGAAAAGGAAAGattagaaagagaaaaacgGGAGATTgaagaaaaagcaaaattaGATGCGCTTAAACAAGAAAGAGAAGCACAGAAGAAGGCGCTTCGTAAGGAAAGAAAGGCATTGAGAGATTTTTGTAAAGCCAATAATTATTTTGCTCAAGATTTAGAGGAAATTATTAGACACATGGAAAGTGTTGAAAAAATTTGTGAACTTTTTAAATTGGTTCAATTAGAGGAGGCAATGAAAAAATTACAGAGTGACGGTAGAACTGCTTTTCTAAGTATCATGGAAGAAACTGAGAAGAAAATAGAAGCAGAACGTAGAGCCGGTGTTATCTCTAGTGATATGCGAAATACACCGGAAAAGCAAGTAAAATCTTACACCGCTCCATGGAGTGAAAATGATTTACAGCTTCTTATAAAAGCTGTAAATTTGTTCCCAGCAGGAACGAATCAACGTTGGGAAGTAGTAGCAAATTTTATCAATCAACATAGTACTTCCTCCACTGGTGTTACACGCGATGCAAAGGAAGTTCTTGCGAAGGCTAAAGATTTGCAATCGACTGATTTCAGTAAATCTAGTTTAAAGGAGCAAGCAAATAAGAAAGCTTACGATAATTTTATTGCCGAAAAGAAAACTAAGGAATCGGTTGAGGACCGAATGCCAGCTGTTACTGAACGTCTGGATCATCCTGTTTCTAACGGTGTTAGTTCCGAACAAAAAGATTCTAAGAAAGAGGCACAGCCTTGGACTCCAGCGGAACAAAAACTGCTGGAACAAGCGTTGAAGACTTACCCTACAAGTGTGCCTGATAGATGGGATCAGATAGCAGCATGTATTCCAACTAGGACGAAAAAAGAATGCATGAGGAGGTATAAG GAGCTGGTCGAACTCGTCAAAGCGAAAAAGGCGGCACAAGTCATGAAATAA
- the LOC100649320 gene encoding Na(+)/H(+) exchange regulatory cofactor NHE-RF1, which yields MSSFKGDKIPCARLCHIIKWDDFDGYGFNLHAEKGKNGQFIGKVDDGSPSQAAGLRQGDRIIEVNEINIANETHKQVVERIKAFPNETKLLVVDQEADEYFRANNIVIKGTMANVKVNKTPEKNPNSIEQEELNGSNVSTDENAHKSSGSNDTSHSESSTLTAGATRTSNRSENENESEREESGRENGNGNIRNETTMAHVHDTGNGSVTGNEPRQGLNLKMSAKELRAQLAARKKYDPKKESIGFKDKFDIVQKL from the exons ATGTCTTCCTTCAAGGGTGATAAGATTCCGTGTGCACGACTTTGCCATATCATCAAGTGGGATGATTTTGACGGCTATGGGTTCAATCTACACGCGGAAAAAGGCAAGAACGGTCAATTTATCGGTAAGGTGGACGATGGTTCTCCTAGTCAGGCTGCTGGTTTGCGACAAGGTGATCGAATCATCGAAGTTAACGAGATCAACATCGCGAACGAGACCCACAAGCAGGTTGTTGAACGCATAAAGGCCTTTCCCAATGAGACAAAACTTCTGGTGGTCGACCAAGAGGCCGACGAATATTTCAGGGCCAACAACATCGTTATCAAGGGCACCATGGCGAACGTCAAGGTGAACAAGACTCCAGAGAAGAACCCGAATAGTATCGAACAAGAAGAGCTCAACGGCAGCAATGTCTCCACAGATGAG AACGCGCATAAGTCAAGTGGATCGAACGACACTTCGCACAGCGAGAGCAGCACACTGACGGCAGGTGCGACGAGAACTTCGAACAGGagcgagaacgagaacgagagcGAACGTGAGGAGTCTGGCCGAGAGAACGGGAACGGGAACATCAGGAACGAGACGACGATGGCGCACGTGCACGATACCGGAAACGGCAGCGTCACCGGTAACGAGCCACGACAGGGCCTGAACCTGAAGATGAGCGCCAAAGAACTTAGAGCTCAGCTGGCTGCGCGCAAGAAATACGATCcgaagaaagaatcgatcgGCTTCAAGGACAAATTTGACATCGTACAAAAATTATAA
- the LOC100649080 gene encoding rab11 family-interacting protein 2, with amino-acid sequence MWSPTHVQVTVQRAKNLLTKGKHKTNDCFVTIALGKEKYQTSVKEKASKDVEWHEECELLIPEQGNTAEIILTALHRNFLGVDEFLGTISIPLSSFDVYERPKNRWYTLGSKPGKENTKERGELEVKIGFIVKAGSLTDLSHKERHKSSLGQLSTAAHSIGGSLLSIGSFEKRKGLKKLAKSIGNRVKGKSKHNLDKGDDLNEKDERKFRTTRQEPGEADPGVISEDEDEFTFDDLSHKSSASSLNAPVVANSNSVASIASSNSSSNNFEAHHVPPAPTNAAPNKPPRFSMSASTTSLSKVDNIKEDEWGLKLYGKQVNNNVKRWDSKASPKIVIDEPKDEYRESSPINSPSSTLKRQELPEIPSPAPREVLLTKNKLEDKFASTKEKNVKEEKLKEKKEDKYSCWSPKDEKQLRKDKKKEKENKFKDFNDDNNLSGERIIIGGEDAIKTTASVKSHLPHEILSQFEGKSREDLIELTLQLQAEVTDKKKRLNDLEDYIDALLLRVIECSPRLLQNPYQSQRRLSSPGHQ; translated from the exons ATGTGGAGTCCGACGCACGTTCAAGTGACAG TTCAAAGAGCGAAGAACTTATTAACCAAAGGAAAACACA AGACCAACGATTGTTTTGTGACGATCGCACTTGGCAAGGAAAAATACCAAACATCTGTGAAGGAGAAAGCTTCGAAGGATGTGGAATGGCACGAAGAATGCGAGCTACTCATACCGGAACAAGGGAACACCGCAGAGATTATCCTTACGGCCCTTCATCGCAACTTCTTGGGTGTCGACGAATTCCTCGGCACTATCAGCATACCTCTCTCCAGTTTCGATGTTTACGAGAGACCAAAGAATAGATG GTACACTCTTGGGAGTAAACCAGGCAAGGAAAAtacgaaagagagaggagaactTGAAGTGAAGATAGGTTTCATCGTGAAAGCTGGTAGTTTGACCGATTTGAGCCATAAGGAACGTCACAAAAGTTCCCTTGGACAATTATCCACGGCTGCTCATTCGATCGGTGGAAGTTTACTCAGTATAGGCAGCTTCGAGAAGCGTAAAGGTTTAAAAAAATTAGCCAAATCGATCGGGAATCGAGTGAAAGGAAAGAGCAAGCATAATTTGGATAAAGGAGATGACCTGAACGAAAAAGACGAGCGCAAGTTCCGCACTACGAGACAAGAACCTGGAGAAGCTGACCCTGGTGTTATTAGCGAGGACGAGGACGAATTTACG TTTGACGATTTGTCTCACAAAAGCTCGGCATCGTCTTTAAATGCTCCGGTTGTCGCCAACAGTAACAGTGTAGCTTCGATCGCTTCGAGTAACTCCTCCAGTAACAATTTCGAGGCACATCATGTACCACCAGCGCCAACGAACGCAGCACCCAACAAACCACCACGATTCTCCATGAGCGCTTCCACTACCTCCTTATCCAAAGTGGACAATATCAAAGAAGATGAATGGGGTTTGAAGCTTTATGGCAAACaagttaataataatgttaaaag ATGGGATAGCAAAGCAAGTCCAAAAATTGTGATAGATGAACCAAAGGATGAATATCGCGAATCATCACCCATAAATTCACCTTCTTCGACTTTGAAACGTCAAGAACTTCCAGAGATTCCAAGCCCTGCACCGCGTGAGGTACTGCTAACAAAGAACAAACTTGAAGATAAGTTTGCATCGACtaaagaaaagaatgtaaaagaagagaaactcaaagagaagaaagaagataaatacAGTTGTTGGAGTCCTAAAGATGAAAAGCAATTGAGGAAAgacaagaagaaagagaaagagaataaatTTAAAGACTTTAATGACGATAATAATTTATCCGGGGAGAGAATTATCATCGGAGGTGAAGACGCGATTAAAACTACAGCGTCGGTAAAGAGCCACTTACCGCATGAAATTCTCTCACAATTTGAAGGGAAATCGAGAGAG GATCTCATCGAATTGACGCTACAGCTGCAGGCGGAAGTAACAGATAAGAAGAAACGTCTAAACGACTTGGAAGATTATATAGATGCGCTACTACTACGAGTAATTGAATGCTCGCCACGCTTACTGCAAAACCCATATCAATCACAGAGACGTTTGTCATCACCTGGTCATCAgtag